A genome region from Caenimonas aquaedulcis includes the following:
- a CDS encoding MmgE/PrpD family protein → MGLTQDLGRFVAQLRYAALPEGAMHWVGLAFADTVGTMIAGRNEPVTQRLVKTVQPAPGESRLLWGAQRVRTLDAALVNATSAHALDYDDAAQKSHISTMVVPAILAQADALGSSGQAMATAYVAGYEVFAELIRREQDIMHNFSWHPTGAYGAIACAAAGAVLLGLDETQSANALAIAASHVGGVIANFGSDTKPLHAGRGAHGGLFAAAAAQQGFTGSLDALEHPKGLLTAVSPNRRVDLESPSEAGRVWKITRDGINLKKYPACFCGHRAMDGLHDLIVEHDLRPGDVSAITVHISPRNKATLRYSRPQTGLQAKFSMEFAMAAMLHARRVGLVEVTDEFVQRPEIQRDMAMVCVETQDVDDPRRPGEVPFEIIEVRTKDGRMLRKDVEYARGNAVNPLFDGELLAKLEGCLVYGGVADPARPLFDRLIRIDQAGGTAQL, encoded by the coding sequence TTGGGACTGACGCAGGACCTCGGCCGTTTCGTCGCGCAGCTGCGCTACGCCGCGCTGCCCGAAGGCGCCATGCATTGGGTGGGCCTCGCCTTCGCGGACACGGTCGGCACCATGATCGCGGGCCGCAACGAGCCCGTCACGCAGCGCCTGGTGAAGACCGTGCAGCCGGCGCCGGGCGAGAGCCGGTTGCTGTGGGGCGCGCAGCGCGTGCGCACGCTGGACGCGGCGCTGGTCAACGCGACTTCCGCCCACGCGCTCGACTACGACGACGCCGCGCAGAAATCGCACATCAGCACGATGGTCGTACCCGCCATCCTTGCGCAGGCCGACGCGCTGGGCTCGAGCGGGCAGGCGATGGCCACGGCCTACGTCGCGGGCTATGAAGTGTTCGCGGAGCTGATCCGCCGCGAGCAGGACATCATGCACAACTTCAGCTGGCATCCGACCGGCGCCTACGGCGCGATCGCGTGCGCGGCGGCGGGTGCGGTGCTCCTGGGGCTCGACGAAACGCAATCGGCCAACGCGCTGGCCATCGCCGCGTCGCACGTGGGCGGCGTGATCGCGAATTTCGGCAGCGACACGAAGCCGCTGCACGCGGGGCGCGGCGCGCACGGTGGCTTGTTCGCGGCGGCGGCGGCGCAGCAAGGCTTCACGGGGTCGCTGGACGCGCTGGAGCATCCCAAGGGCCTGCTCACCGCGGTGTCGCCGAACCGGCGTGTCGACCTGGAGTCGCCCAGCGAAGCGGGCCGGGTCTGGAAGATCACCCGCGACGGCATCAATCTCAAGAAGTACCCGGCCTGCTTCTGCGGGCACCGTGCCATGGATGGCCTGCACGACCTCATCGTCGAACACGACTTGCGGCCCGGCGACGTGAGCGCTATCACCGTGCACATCAGCCCGCGCAACAAGGCCACGCTGCGCTACAGCCGTCCGCAGACGGGCCTCCAGGCGAAGTTCAGCATGGAGTTCGCGATGGCCGCGATGCTGCACGCGCGCCGGGTCGGCCTCGTCGAAGTGACTGACGAATTCGTGCAGCGCCCCGAGATCCAGCGCGACATGGCGATGGTGTGCGTGGAGACGCAAGACGTGGACGATCCGCGGCGTCCGGGCGAAGTGCCGTTCGAGATCATCGAGGTGCGCACGAAGGACGGCAGGATGCTGCGCAAGGACGTCGAGTACGCTCGCGGCAATGCGGTGAATCCGCTCTTCGATGGCGAGCTGCTCGCGAAACTCGAAGGCTGCCTGGTTTACGGCGGCGTGGCCGATCCGGCGCGGCCGCTCTTCGACAGGCTGATTCGCATCGACCAGGCCGGCGGCACTGCGCAGCTGTAG
- a CDS encoding RNA polymerase sigma factor, whose protein sequence is MPTAETPCPQSDTWDIYNRELGHLIVRSRAGDTGAFEELYSSTARWMLGRIRRIVDDGQAEDVLAEVYIQIWKTLAAYDEGRSSPASWMAMIARSRALDHLRHEKSRTGVDAGDSPAPETSTDEGPEQLLSRAQDAKLVRASLGTLDELERRVMGLAYFHECSQSEIALLTGMPLGTVKSLVYRAQQKLRKCFFAPPARESGPAAKTVPAASEDATIPPCSVAAVVAAISLAPAQEARA, encoded by the coding sequence ATGCCAACAGCCGAGACGCCCTGCCCCCAGTCAGACACCTGGGACATCTACAACCGGGAACTGGGACATTTGATCGTTAGAAGCCGCGCGGGCGACACCGGCGCCTTCGAGGAGCTCTACAGCTCCACCGCCCGCTGGATGCTGGGGCGAATCCGTCGCATCGTGGACGACGGGCAGGCCGAGGACGTGCTGGCCGAGGTGTACATCCAGATCTGGAAGACGCTCGCAGCCTATGACGAGGGCCGCTCCTCGCCGGCGTCCTGGATGGCGATGATCGCGCGCAGCCGTGCGCTCGATCACCTGCGGCACGAAAAGAGCAGGACAGGTGTCGATGCAGGCGACAGCCCCGCCCCGGAGACTTCCACCGACGAAGGTCCCGAGCAACTGCTGAGCCGCGCGCAGGATGCGAAGCTGGTCCGCGCCTCGCTCGGCACGCTGGACGAGCTGGAGCGCCGTGTGATGGGGCTCGCCTATTTCCACGAATGCTCCCAATCGGAGATCGCGCTGCTCACCGGCATGCCGCTGGGCACGGTGAAGTCGCTTGTTTATCGGGCGCAGCAGAAGCTTCGCAAGTGCTTCTTCGCGCCACCCGCGCGCGAGAGTGGCCCCGCCGCGAAGACGGTGCCCGCCGCCAGCGAGGATGCGACCATCCCGCCCTGCAGCGTTGCAGCGGTGGTGGCGGCCATTTCCCTGGCACCGGCGCAGGAGGCGCGCGCATGA
- a CDS encoding hybrid sensor histidine kinase/response regulator, with the protein MSSNDAALPQGSPQPLPDELRREHEELRIRLAEAEDTLAAIRQGDVDALVVGSDIYTLDSSSAATNKLRQDVLAQMEDAVLAFDANDHLVFMNEAAERQYARSASDTLGRPKADIFEEIWPDGDISRQSAHNQLRKTGVYRGNMVHRARDGGDTQVEATVSMLRDSAGQEGGRLYVIRDISERIAAERSLAEATAQLHVTMDALVEADQKKDEFLATLAHELRNPLAPIRNALQIMRLSDKPEVQQDARNIIERQLGQMVHLVDDLLDVSRISQGKVELRLELADVASAVQVAVETSRPWIEAGKHELSVRLPLPQSVMVQADVTRLCQIVANLLNNAAKYTPDGGRIEVSAQRQGGMAVVTVKDSGVGIPPSMLPRVFDMFAQVDRHSERAQGGLGIGLALVKQLVTMHGGEVEARSDGAGRGSEFSVRLPLAEADSAAAVRIAAHRLEPGDERGVRVLVVDDNIDSALSMAQVLDMLGYETHTVHDGLEAVSAAKAFQPDVALLDIGLPHISGHEAARRIRELDGGKDVLLVALSGWGQEDDLRKSAAAGFDRHFVKPVDLHVLMGLVAQARRRG; encoded by the coding sequence ATGAGCTCGAACGACGCCGCCCTGCCGCAGGGCTCGCCGCAGCCTTTGCCGGACGAGCTGCGCCGGGAGCACGAAGAACTGCGCATCCGCCTCGCCGAGGCCGAGGACACGCTCGCCGCGATCCGACAGGGCGACGTCGATGCGCTGGTGGTGGGCAGCGACATCTACACGCTCGACTCGTCCAGCGCCGCGACCAACAAGCTGCGCCAGGACGTGCTCGCGCAGATGGAAGACGCCGTGCTCGCGTTCGACGCGAACGACCACCTCGTGTTCATGAACGAAGCGGCGGAGCGCCAGTACGCCCGCAGCGCCTCGGATACCCTCGGGCGCCCGAAGGCGGACATCTTCGAGGAGATCTGGCCGGACGGGGACATCTCCCGCCAGTCGGCCCACAACCAGCTGCGCAAGACCGGCGTGTATCGCGGCAACATGGTGCACCGCGCCCGCGACGGCGGGGACACGCAGGTCGAGGCGACGGTGTCGATGCTGCGCGACTCCGCGGGACAGGAGGGCGGGCGCCTCTACGTGATCCGCGACATCAGCGAACGCATCGCCGCAGAACGATCGCTGGCCGAGGCGACGGCCCAGCTCCACGTGACGATGGACGCATTGGTCGAGGCGGACCAGAAAAAGGACGAGTTCCTCGCGACGCTCGCGCACGAGCTGCGCAACCCGCTCGCGCCGATCCGCAACGCGCTGCAGATCATGCGCCTCTCCGACAAACCCGAAGTGCAGCAGGACGCGCGCAACATCATCGAGCGCCAGCTCGGCCAGATGGTGCACCTGGTGGACGACCTGCTGGACGTGAGCCGCATCAGCCAGGGCAAGGTCGAACTGCGCCTCGAACTCGCGGACGTCGCGAGCGCGGTGCAGGTCGCGGTGGAAACGAGCCGTCCCTGGATCGAAGCCGGCAAGCACGAGCTGTCGGTGCGCCTGCCGCTGCCGCAATCGGTGATGGTGCAGGCGGACGTCACGCGGCTGTGCCAGATCGTCGCCAACCTCCTGAACAACGCCGCCAAGTACACGCCCGACGGCGGCCGGATCGAAGTGTCCGCGCAGCGGCAAGGCGGCATGGCGGTGGTGACCGTGAAGGATTCGGGCGTGGGCATCCCGCCGTCGATGCTGCCGCGCGTGTTCGACATGTTCGCGCAGGTCGACCGGCACTCGGAGCGCGCGCAGGGCGGCCTCGGCATCGGGCTCGCACTCGTCAAGCAGCTGGTGACCATGCATGGCGGGGAAGTCGAAGCGCGCAGCGACGGCGCGGGCCGGGGCAGTGAGTTCTCCGTGCGGCTGCCGCTGGCCGAGGCGGACAGCGCGGCCGCGGTGCGAATCGCGGCGCACCGGCTGGAGCCGGGCGACGAGCGCGGCGTGCGCGTGCTGGTGGTGGACGACAACATCGACAGCGCGCTCAGCATGGCGCAGGTGCTGGACATGCTCGGCTACGAGACGCACACCGTGCACGACGGCCTGGAGGCGGTGAGCGCCGCGAAGGCCTTCCAGCCCGACGTCGCGCTGCTGGACATCGGGCTGCCGCACATCAGCGGGCACGAGGCCGCGCGGCGCATCCGCGAGCTGGACGGCGGCAAGGACGTGCTGCTCGTCGCCCTGAGCGGCTGGGGGCAGGAAGACGACCTGCGCAAGTCCGCGGCGGCCGGCTTCGACCGCCACTTCGTGAAGCCGGTGGACCTGCACGTCCTCATGGGGCTCGTCGCGCAGGCCCGGCGCCGGGGCTGA
- a CDS encoding circadian clock KaiB family protein codes for MSPAAKTPRKAASPKVAEWQLRLYVAGMTAKSTAALENLKQVCETHLAGRYSIEVVDLLVNPKLAAGDQILAVPTLVRKFPEPIRKIIGDLSNEDRVLVGLDVQPLVRAG; via the coding sequence ATGAGCCCCGCCGCCAAAACCCCGCGCAAGGCCGCGTCGCCCAAGGTGGCCGAGTGGCAACTGCGCCTGTACGTGGCCGGCATGACCGCCAAGTCCACCGCCGCGCTGGAGAACCTCAAGCAGGTCTGCGAGACGCACCTGGCCGGCCGCTACAGCATCGAGGTGGTCGACCTGCTGGTCAATCCCAAGCTCGCCGCGGGCGACCAGATCCTGGCCGTTCCCACGCTCGTGCGCAAATTCCCCGAGCCGATCCGCAAGATCATCGGCGACCTGTCCAACGAGGACCGGGTGCTGGTGGGCCTGGACGTCCAACCCCTGGTGCGCGCCGGATGA
- a CDS encoding circadian clock KaiB family protein produces MTRKPAHAATQPKSPACECLLRLYVSAAAPMSARAVVNTRAFCEAHLAGRYELQILSISENVEQASLDEIIAAPTLLRVWPLPARRFIGDMSNAQRLLDGLNIRPAGRS; encoded by the coding sequence ATGACGCGCAAGCCCGCACACGCCGCGACGCAGCCGAAGTCTCCTGCGTGCGAATGCCTGCTGCGGCTGTACGTCAGCGCCGCGGCGCCCATGTCGGCGCGCGCGGTGGTGAACACCCGGGCCTTCTGCGAAGCCCACCTCGCCGGCCGCTACGAGCTGCAGATCCTCAGCATCTCGGAGAACGTCGAGCAGGCGTCGCTCGACGAGATCATCGCGGCGCCCACGCTGCTGCGCGTGTGGCCGCTGCCCGCGCGCCGTTTCATCGGCGACATGTCCAATGCCCAGCGCCTGCTGGACGGGCTCAACATCCGGCCGGCGGGCAGGAGCTGA
- a CDS encoding NAD-dependent succinate-semialdehyde dehydrogenase, which produces MYEDLSLYIDGEFIKGGGRPAQDVFDPATGSVIAQLPHATKEDLDRALAAAQKAFESWRLVSALERGNILRKVAQLTRERAEAIARNITADMGKPLKEAIAEVNRCAEHLEWHAEEARRIYGRVVAARVPNVRQMVLKEPVGVCVAFTPWNFPYNQAVRKVAAALGSGCTLVLKGPEDAPSAVIALARLFHEAGLPKGVLNCVWGVPSEVSSHLIASPIVRKVSFTGSVPVGRLIASMAGSGLKRMTLELGGHSPAIVCEDADVDAAARVLSAVKFNNAGQVCVAPNRFYIHEKVYDRFMASFLEHAKKLKVGPGSEATTTMGPLAHSRRVPAMMEMVEDARAKGARIELGGARMGDNGYFFAPTVMTEVPDDASIMLNEPFGPVAPCVRYTDLDEAIRRANALPYGLSSYAFTTTTKNALKLQNGLQAGNVNINHSGQAAPEIPLGGVKDSGIGSEGGQETFDGYLATKLVTQLD; this is translated from the coding sequence ATGTACGAAGACCTCAGCCTCTACATCGACGGCGAATTCATCAAGGGTGGGGGGCGTCCCGCGCAGGACGTGTTCGACCCGGCGACGGGCAGCGTCATCGCACAGCTGCCGCACGCGACCAAGGAGGACCTGGACCGCGCATTGGCCGCCGCCCAGAAGGCTTTCGAGAGCTGGCGCCTGGTCTCGGCCCTGGAGCGCGGCAACATCCTGCGCAAGGTCGCGCAACTCACGCGCGAGCGCGCCGAAGCCATCGCCCGCAACATCACCGCCGACATGGGCAAGCCGCTGAAGGAAGCCATCGCGGAGGTGAACCGTTGCGCGGAACACCTGGAGTGGCACGCCGAGGAGGCGCGGCGCATCTACGGGCGCGTCGTCGCGGCGCGCGTGCCGAACGTGCGCCAGATGGTGCTGAAGGAACCGGTGGGCGTGTGCGTGGCCTTCACGCCCTGGAACTTCCCGTACAACCAGGCCGTGCGCAAGGTCGCCGCGGCGCTGGGCTCGGGCTGCACCCTGGTGCTCAAGGGGCCCGAAGATGCGCCGAGCGCCGTGATCGCGCTGGCGCGCCTGTTCCACGAAGCGGGCCTGCCCAAGGGCGTGCTCAACTGCGTGTGGGGCGTGCCGTCCGAAGTGTCGTCGCACCTCATCGCGTCGCCGATCGTGCGCAAGGTGAGCTTCACGGGCTCGGTGCCGGTGGGCCGCCTCATCGCGTCGATGGCGGGTTCTGGCTTGAAGCGCATGACGCTCGAGCTGGGCGGCCATTCCCCCGCGATCGTCTGCGAGGACGCGGACGTCGACGCCGCCGCCCGCGTGCTGTCGGCCGTCAAGTTCAACAACGCGGGGCAGGTGTGCGTCGCACCCAATCGCTTCTACATCCACGAGAAGGTGTACGACCGCTTCATGGCGTCCTTCCTCGAGCATGCGAAAAAGCTCAAGGTCGGCCCGGGCAGCGAGGCCACCACCACCATGGGACCGCTCGCGCATTCGCGGCGCGTGCCCGCCATGATGGAGATGGTGGAGGACGCCCGCGCGAAGGGCGCGCGCATCGAGCTCGGCGGCGCGCGCATGGGGGACAACGGCTATTTCTTCGCGCCGACCGTCATGACCGAAGTGCCGGACGACGCGAGCATCATGCTCAACGAACCCTTCGGCCCGGTGGCGCCGTGCGTGCGCTACACCGACCTCGACGAGGCGATCCGCCGCGCGAATGCGCTGCCCTACGGCTTGTCCTCCTACGCCTTCACCACCACGACGAAGAACGCGCTCAAGCTGCAGAACGGCTTGCAGGCCGGTAACGTGAACATCAACCACTCGGGGCAGGCCGCGCCTGAAATTCCGCTGGGCGGTGTGAAGGACAGCGGCATCGGCAGCGAAGGCGGGCAGGAAACCTTCGACGGGTACCTGGCCACCAAGCTCGTCACGCAGCTGGACTGA
- a CDS encoding cupin domain-containing protein has protein sequence MNRNLIPEIDVDLLEELDARLVPVQAGDELLLARAKATIMRTIAQDRAPLYRTVRASDREGWQKVCPGLERKVLWDSQGARSVMLRVAPGTTVPAHVHGMDEECVVLQGTIRIGELELHAGDYHVGRRGTSHELAATDTGAVVYLRGAMDEV, from the coding sequence ATGAACCGAAACCTCATCCCCGAGATCGACGTGGACCTGCTGGAGGAACTCGACGCCCGCTTGGTCCCCGTGCAAGCCGGCGACGAATTGCTGCTGGCGCGGGCCAAGGCAACCATCATGCGCACCATCGCGCAGGATCGGGCGCCCCTTTACCGGACCGTGCGCGCATCGGACCGCGAGGGCTGGCAGAAGGTGTGCCCGGGGCTGGAGCGCAAGGTCCTGTGGGATTCCCAGGGCGCGCGCTCGGTCATGCTGCGCGTCGCGCCTGGCACGACAGTGCCCGCGCACGTGCACGGCATGGACGAAGAGTGCGTGGTGCTGCAGGGCACCATCCGCATCGGCGAACTCGAATTGCATGCCGGCGACTACCACGTGGGAAGGCGCGGCACGTCCCATGAACTGGCCGCCACAGACACCGGCGCCGTCGTCTATCTGCGCGGCGCGATGGACGAGGTGTAG